A single window of Vigna radiata var. radiata cultivar VC1973A chromosome 4, Vradiata_ver6, whole genome shotgun sequence DNA harbors:
- the LOC106758610 gene encoding abscisic acid receptor PYL4 has product MPNPSLSPTTAAVPDVVARHHIHAVSPHQCCSAVVQEIAAPVSTVWSVVRRFDNPQAYKHFVKSCHVILGDGDVGTLREVRVISGLPAAVSTERLDVLDDERHVIGFSMVGGDHRLSNYRSVTTLHPRSAAGTVVVESYVVDVPPGNTTDDTRVFVDTILRCNLQSLAKFAENLARTTKLHHQQR; this is encoded by the coding sequence ATGCCGAATCCCTCTCTCTCTCCGACCACCGCTGCGGTCCCAGACGTGGTGGCCCGCCACCACATCCACGCGGTGTCCCCGCACCAGTGCTGCTCCGCCGTGGTGCAGGAGATCGCGGCGCCGGTCTCCACCGTGTGGTCCGTGGTGCGGCGCTTCGACAACCCACAGGCCTACAAGCACTTTGTGAAGAGCTGCCACGTCATCCTGGGAGACGGTGACGTGGGCACGCTCCGCGAGGTTCGCGTGATCTCCGGCCTCCCGGCCGCCGTCAGCACCGAGCGCCTCGACGTCCTCGACGACGAGCGCCACGTCATTGGCTTCAGCATGGTCGGCGGCGATCACCGCCTCTCCAACTACCGCTCCGTCACAACCCTCCACCCGCGCTCCGCCGCGGGCACCGTCGTCGTCGAGTCCTACGTCGTGGACGTCCCCCCCGGCAACACCACCGACGACACGCGCGTGTTCGTCGATACCATCCTCCGCTGCAACCTCCAATCCCTCGCCAAATTCGCTGAAAAT